The following are encoded together in the Poseidonibacter lekithochrous genome:
- the dxr gene encoding 1-deoxy-D-xylulose-5-phosphate reductoisomerase: MIVLGSTGSIGVNTLNIARKFNLNVEVLVAGRNIEVLNAQIKEFNPKKVVIANKEDIHKVDHSNVSFGEESILEAIQNSDSKTVVNALVGFLGLKPTLKAIECGKKIALANKESLVVAGKFIDQTKLSPIDSEHFGLWYLLQDKKINSMLVTASGGSFRDYPLDQLANVSIKEALNHPNWSMGNKITIDSATMTNKMFELMEAAWLFDIRKLDAIIETKSLIHALINFEDGSTTAHIANASMQLPIAYAILGKCDEQILEPVDLLQVSSLEFKKIETSRYPIWEAKDEIISNLDLGVVLNAANEVAVSKFLNSEIGFLDVSKMTLNALNKFNNVKPTTIENIFEIDKEVRAYCES; the protein is encoded by the coding sequence GTGATTGTATTAGGAAGTACAGGTTCTATTGGTGTAAATACTTTAAATATTGCAAGAAAATTCAACTTAAATGTTGAAGTTCTTGTAGCTGGAAGAAATATTGAAGTCTTAAATGCACAAATAAAAGAATTTAATCCTAAAAAAGTAGTAATTGCAAACAAAGAAGATATCCATAAAGTAGATCATTCTAATGTATCTTTTGGGGAAGAATCAATTTTAGAAGCAATACAAAACAGTGATTCAAAAACTGTTGTAAATGCTCTTGTTGGTTTCTTAGGTTTAAAACCTACACTAAAAGCAATTGAATGTGGTAAAAAAATTGCATTAGCAAACAAAGAATCACTGGTTGTTGCTGGTAAGTTTATTGATCAAACAAAACTAAGCCCTATTGATTCTGAACATTTTGGATTATGGTATTTATTACAAGATAAAAAAATCAATTCCATGTTAGTTACTGCAAGTGGTGGTTCTTTTAGAGATTATCCACTGGATCAATTAGCTAATGTATCAATCAAAGAAGCTTTAAACCATCCAAACTGGTCAATGGGGAATAAAATCACTATTGATTCTGCAACTATGACAAATAAAATGTTTGAACTAATGGAAGCTGCTTGGTTATTTGATATTAGAAAACTTGATGCCATTATTGAAACAAAATCATTAATTCATGCACTTATTAATTTTGAAGATGGAAGCACAACTGCACATATAGCAAATGCTTCTATGCAACTTCCAATTGCTTATGCAATTTTAGGTAAATGTGATGAACAAATTCTAGAACCAGTAGATTTATTACAAGTATCATCTTTAGAGTTTAAAAAGATTGAAACTTCAAGATACCCAATTTGGGAAGCAAAAGATGAGATTATTTCTAATCTTGATTTAGGAGTAGTTCTAAATGCAGCAAATGAAGTTGCTGTATCAAAGTTCTTAAACTCAGAAATTGGATTTTTGGATGTATCTAAAATGACTCTAAATGCTTTAAATAAATTCAACAATGTAAAACCTACAACAATAGAAAATATATTTGAAATAGATAAAGAAGTAAGGGCTTATTGTGAGTCTTGA
- a CDS encoding DUF1566 domain-containing protein — protein sequence MKYLILIFIFVSLLDARVYRKNNIEVVLDTTNNLMWVDSSSVIKVLKTHEDAITYCEDLIFAGYSDWRIPVIKEFETIVNKRNYKNYIKRAFKYNVPDGYWAEKAHWRTLWFYADYMHFVSGTPYYDSRHKKKYVRCVKDIK from the coding sequence ATGAAATATTTAATACTAATTTTTATTTTTGTATCTCTTTTAGATGCAAGAGTATATAGAAAGAATAATATAGAAGTTGTTTTAGATACTACAAATAACCTTATGTGGGTTGATAGCTCTTCAGTAATTAAAGTATTAAAAACCCATGAAGATGCAATTACTTATTGTGAAGATCTAATTTTTGCAGGCTACTCTGATTGGAGAATACCTGTAATCAAAGAATTTGAAACAATAGTTAATAAAAGAAATTATAAAAATTATATAAAAAGAGCTTTCAAATACAATGTTCCAGATGGATATTGGGCAGAAAAAGCACATTGGAGAACATTGTGGTTTTATGCTGATTATATGCATTTTGTAAGTGGAACACCATATTATGATAGTAGACATAAAAAGAAATATGTAAGATGTGTAAAAGATATAAAATAA
- a CDS encoding RBBP9/YdeN family alpha/beta hydrolase, whose protein sequence is MNKKVLILHGLGGSDYPHWQAQLAADLIKQHSVVSFPAFPNRNNPELSIWKENLKKEIEHFNPQIVICHSLANVLWFHTCDELDISLEKLMLVAPVSRTRVVKEAQSFYPYPIAKDLKAKEIIMLASTNDPYMSEEEAMQLKEALNVEINVMKDAGHINADSGFGSHDFALEWLTKEENDKGYV, encoded by the coding sequence ATGAACAAAAAAGTTCTAATACTTCATGGTTTAGGTGGAAGTGATTATCCTCACTGGCAAGCCCAATTAGCAGCTGATTTAATTAAACAACATTCTGTTGTCTCTTTCCCAGCATTTCCAAATAGAAATAATCCAGAGTTATCTATTTGGAAAGAGAATTTAAAAAAAGAAATTGAACACTTTAATCCCCAAATTGTAATTTGCCATTCATTAGCAAATGTATTATGGTTTCATACTTGTGATGAATTAGATATTTCTTTAGAAAAATTAATGCTTGTAGCACCAGTTAGTAGAACAAGAGTAGTAAAAGAAGCTCAAAGTTTTTATCCTTACCCAATAGCTAAAGATTTAAAAGCAAAAGAGATAATTATGTTAGCTTCTACAAATGATCCATATATGAGTGAAGAAGAAGCGATGCAGTTAAAAGAAGCTTTAAATGTTGAAATAAATGTAATGAAAGATGCAGGTCATATTAATGCGGATTCTGGCTTTGGTAGTCATGACTTTGCATTAGAGTGGTTAACAAAAGAAGAAAATGATAAGGGTTATGTGTAA
- the tsaD gene encoding tRNA (adenosine(37)-N6)-threonylcarbamoyltransferase complex transferase subunit TsaD gives MILSIESSCDDSSIAITDSQTLELVYHKKISQELQHSVYGGVVPELAARLHIEALPKILEECEEYFPKLKAIAVTNAPGLSVTLMEGVTMAKALAISLNLPLIAVNHLKGHIYSLFIEKQEIMPITILLVSGGHTQIIEANSLTDMKIIASTIDDSFGESFDKVSKMMGLGYPGGPVVQEYGLKGDENKIELPVPLRQSPEIMFSYSGLKNAVRMKIEKLENSETGLSEQDKYDVCASFQKTAVAHIMQKTKKLFKQKAPKNFAIVGGASANIYLRTQIEELCNTHKTKLFLSELKYCSDNAAMIGRVAVEQYKNKDFISIDEIDVQTRIKACS, from the coding sequence ATGATATTAAGTATAGAAAGTTCTTGTGATGATAGCTCAATAGCTATAACAGATTCACAAACATTAGAATTAGTTTATCATAAGAAAATATCTCAAGAGCTACAGCATAGTGTTTATGGTGGAGTAGTTCCAGAACTAGCTGCAAGATTACATATTGAAGCCTTACCTAAAATTCTAGAAGAGTGTGAAGAGTATTTCCCTAAACTAAAAGCAATTGCTGTTACTAATGCTCCTGGTTTATCTGTAACTTTAATGGAAGGTGTAACAATGGCTAAAGCTTTAGCTATTAGTTTAAATTTACCCCTAATTGCAGTTAATCATTTAAAAGGGCACATTTATTCTCTTTTTATAGAAAAACAAGAAATTATGCCTATAACTATTCTTTTAGTATCAGGTGGACATACTCAGATTATTGAAGCAAACTCTTTAACTGATATGAAAATTATTGCAAGTACTATTGATGACTCTTTTGGTGAAAGTTTTGATAAAGTTTCAAAAATGATGGGATTAGGATATCCAGGTGGCCCTGTTGTTCAAGAATATGGATTAAAAGGTGATGAAAATAAAATTGAACTTCCAGTACCTTTAAGACAAAGTCCAGAAATCATGTTTTCATATTCAGGTTTAAAAAATGCAGTAAGAATGAAAATAGAAAAACTTGAAAATAGTGAAACTGGTCTTAGTGAACAAGATAAATATGATGTATGTGCTTCTTTTCAAAAAACAGCAGTTGCTCATATTATGCAAAAAACAAAAAAACTATTTAAACAAAAAGCTCCAAAAAACTTTGCAATAGTTGGTGGGGCTAGTGCTAATATATATCTACGAACACAAATAGAAGAATTATGTAATACTCATAAAACAAAACTATTTTTAAGTGAATTGAAATATTGTTCTGATAATGCAGCGATGATAGGTCGTGTGGCAGTTGAACAATATAAAAACAAAGATTTTATTAGTATTGATGAAATTGATGTTCAAACTAGAATAAAGGCGTGTTCATGA
- a CDS encoding translation initiation factor SUI1 has translation MIFEMGANLDGDDYDTSKNDKKNKKPSNGIIPKNQHQLVFTFEKRRGKPVTLVGRFYLNDKDKKDVLKLLKKKLACGGSIKDEWIELQGNVKDKIKTILEADGWKFK, from the coding sequence ATGATTTTTGAAATGGGTGCAAATTTAGATGGGGATGACTATGATACATCTAAAAATGATAAAAAGAATAAAAAACCTTCAAATGGAATTATTCCAAAGAATCAACATCAACTGGTTTTTACTTTTGAAAAAAGAAGAGGAAAACCTGTTACACTTGTAGGAAGATTTTATCTTAATGATAAAGATAAAAAAGATGTACTAAAACTTCTTAAGAAAAAACTTGCTTGTGGTGGTTCAATCAAAGATGAATGGATTGAATTACAAGGTAATGTAAAAGACAAAATTAAAACTATTTTAGAAGCAGATGGATGGAAATTTAAATAA
- a CDS encoding bifunctional ADP-dependent NAD(P)H-hydrate dehydratase/NAD(P)H-hydrate epimerase encodes MQKIFDELNSLDKRCYEEFALTEDILMEHAANAMSLHIQENYQDKKTILIVCGSGNNGADGIALARLLYKKYKINLYLSSQPKSKMAILQYKRVQLLGINTIDTLEESDIVIDCIFGSGLNRALDKNSIKLIEQLNSFDSVKISCDIPSGINSDGQVEDNAFFADTTITMGALKTSLYTDVSKDYVGNVIVANLALSREIYEVDTDKYLLEEKDIILPFRNKKNTHKGSYGHLNVVVGCKKGAGIIAAKAAFGFGAGLVSVVSHEDLDLPYHIMQSHFLSENCSAIGIGMGLGKYELNEVKEILSKEIPTIIDADLFYEDVILDVLHKDVVLTPHPKEFCALLKLCDIANINIDTLQANRFLYVEKFTNKYPNVILLLKGANVIIANDKTMYINPLGSSILSKGGSGDVLSGLIASLLAQRYKPLDAAIHASLAHTLAASKYKKNDYSLIPSDLVEEVKKL; translated from the coding sequence ATGCAAAAAATATTTGACGAGCTTAACTCATTAGATAAAAGATGTTATGAAGAATTTGCACTTACAGAAGATATACTTATGGAACATGCAGCAAATGCAATGTCCTTACATATTCAAGAAAACTATCAAGATAAAAAAACTATTTTAATTGTTTGTGGTTCTGGAAATAATGGAGCTGATGGAATAGCCCTTGCACGATTACTTTATAAAAAATACAAAATCAATTTATATTTATCTTCTCAACCAAAATCTAAAATGGCAATTTTACAATATAAAAGAGTCCAACTTCTTGGTATTAATACAATAGATACTTTAGAAGAAAGTGATATTGTAATAGATTGTATATTTGGTTCTGGCCTTAATAGAGCTTTAGATAAAAATTCAATTAAATTAATAGAGCAATTAAACTCTTTTGATTCAGTGAAAATATCTTGTGATATTCCAAGTGGTATTAATAGTGATGGACAGGTTGAAGATAATGCTTTTTTTGCAGATACTACCATTACTATGGGTGCTTTAAAAACTAGCCTTTATACAGATGTGTCAAAAGATTATGTAGGAAATGTAATTGTTGCTAATTTAGCACTTTCTCGAGAAATATATGAAGTTGATACTGATAAATACCTTTTAGAAGAAAAAGATATTATATTGCCTTTTAGAAATAAGAAAAATACTCACAAAGGCTCTTACGGACATTTAAATGTTGTAGTGGGATGTAAAAAAGGTGCAGGAATTATTGCCGCAAAAGCTGCATTTGGATTTGGAGCTGGCTTAGTTAGTGTGGTTTCTCATGAAGATTTAGATTTACCTTATCATATTATGCAAAGTCACTTTTTAAGTGAGAACTGTTCAGCTATAGGAATTGGTATGGGACTAGGTAAATATGAATTAAATGAAGTAAAAGAAATATTGTCAAAAGAGATTCCTACTATTATTGATGCAGATCTATTTTATGAAGATGTTATATTGGATGTTTTACATAAAGATGTAGTTTTAACACCACATCCAAAAGAGTTTTGTGCCTTACTTAAATTATGTGATATTGCTAATATAAACATAGATACATTACAAGCTAATAGATTTTTATATGTAGAAAAGTTTACAAATAAATATCCTAATGTTATTTTACTTTTAAAAGGTGCAAATGTAATTATTGCTAATGATAAAACTATGTATATTAACCCACTTGGAAGTTCAATTTTAAGTAAAGGTGGAAGTGGTGATGTTCTTAGTGGTTTAATTGCATCATTATTAGCCCAAAGGTATAAACCTTTAGATGCAGCAATACATGCTAGTTTAGCTCATACTTTAGCTGCTAGTAAATATAAGAAGAATGACTATTCTTTAATTCCATCAGATTTAGTAGAAGAGGTGAAAAAATTATGA
- the cutA gene encoding divalent-cation tolerance protein CutA — MNAVIIQTTCCSKLEAKNIAKVLIEEKLAACIQLSEIESFYSWKNEFCCDNETLLNIKTRKENFEKVKSKIKELHSYDVPEIIQIDITNSSKKYLKFIGENTI; from the coding sequence ATGAATGCTGTAATAATACAAACTACATGTTGTTCAAAGCTAGAAGCTAAGAATATTGCAAAGGTTTTAATAGAAGAAAAGCTTGCTGCTTGTATTCAATTATCTGAAATTGAATCTTTTTATTCATGGAAAAATGAATTCTGTTGTGATAATGAAACACTTCTAAATATAAAAACCAGAAAAGAAAACTTTGAAAAAGTCAAAAGCAAAATCAAAGAATTACATAGCTATGATGTGCCTGAAATTATACAAATAGATATAACAAATTCAAGCAAAAAATATTTAAAATTTATAGGAGAAAACACAATATGA
- a CDS encoding thiazole synthase, whose amino-acid sequence MNDNILKVGNYEFNSRLIVGSGKYDSFQTTKDATLASGSELITVAIRRVNITNPNEENLLDYFKDTNVKLLPNSAGCFTAEEAITTFRLMREATGIDIIKLEVIGDAKKTLYPDVIETIKACEVLKKDGFTVMAYTSDDPIIAKQLESAGADAIMPLAAPIGSGLGIQNPYNIAFIRDAVNVPVLVDAGLGCASDASYAMELGADGILANTAIAQAQNPMAMAEAFKYATIAGRLSYKAGRIPKKPYATASSPIDGLIQF is encoded by the coding sequence ATGAATGACAACATTTTAAAAGTTGGTAATTACGAATTTAATAGTAGACTTATTGTTGGTTCAGGGAAATATGATTCTTTCCAAACAACTAAAGATGCAACTTTAGCTTCAGGTAGTGAACTTATCACTGTTGCAATTAGAAGAGTTAACATTACAAATCCAAATGAAGAAAACTTATTAGACTATTTTAAAGATACAAATGTAAAACTACTTCCAAACTCTGCAGGATGTTTTACGGCTGAAGAAGCAATTACTACATTTAGACTAATGAGAGAAGCTACAGGTATTGATATTATTAAACTTGAAGTTATTGGTGATGCTAAAAAAACTTTATACCCAGATGTTATTGAAACAATCAAAGCTTGTGAAGTATTAAAGAAAGATGGTTTTACAGTAATGGCATATACAAGTGATGATCCAATTATTGCAAAACAATTAGAAAGTGCTGGTGCTGATGCAATTATGCCTTTAGCTGCACCAATTGGTTCAGGACTTGGGATTCAAAATCCATATAATATTGCTTTCATTAGAGATGCTGTTAATGTTCCTGTATTAGTTGATGCTGGATTAGGTTGTGCTTCTGATGCTTCTTATGCAATGGAATTAGGTGCAGATGGTATTTTAGCTAATACTGCAATTGCACAAGCTCAAAATCCAATGGCAATGGCAGAAGCATTTAAATATGCAACTATTGCTGGAAGATTATCTTATAAAGCAGGTAGAATTCCAAAAAAACCTTATGCAACTGCTTCATCTCCAATTGATGGATTAATTCAGTTCTAA
- a CDS encoding cytochrome C, with translation MKILFILILLINISNANYKELLFNGNCITCHNTNNNNKSAPTIIEIQTKYKEAFPNKKDFIHYMSTWVYKPNEINSIMKDSIDKYNLMPNLAYDKTTLEEISEYIYNKDFNKE, from the coding sequence ATGAAAATTTTATTTATACTAATACTACTAATCAATATATCAAACGCAAACTATAAAGAACTACTTTTTAATGGTAACTGTATTACATGCCATAATACTAATAACAATAATAAATCTGCACCAACTATAATAGAAATACAAACTAAATATAAAGAAGCCTTTCCTAATAAAAAAGACTTTATCCATTATATGAGTACTTGGGTATATAAACCAAATGAAATAAACTCTATAATGAAAGATTCAATAGATAAATATAATCTAATGCCAAATCTAGCATATGATAAAACAACATTAGAAGAAATATCAGAATACATATATAATAAAGACTTCAATAAAGAATAA